The Intrasporangium calvum DSM 43043 sequence AGCTGCTTCCGCTCGTGCGTGCCGTGAGCACGAACACGAAGCGGGCCCTGGTCATCGCCGACCTGCCCTTCGGCTCCTACGGCGGCACGCTCGAGCAGGGGTTCGCGACGGCCGTGCGGTTCATGAAGGAGGGGCTCGCCCACGCGGTCAAGCTGGAGGGCGGCAGGGCCATGGCCCCTCTCTGCGAGCTGCTGACCACGGCCGGGATCCCCGTCATGGCGCACGTCGGCTTCACCCCCCAGAGCGAGCACCAGCTCGGCGGCTACCGCGTCCAGGGCCGGGGCGATGCGGCTGATGCGCTCGTCGACGAGGCCCGGGCCCTGGAGAGCGCAGGCGCCTTCGCGGTCGTCCTCGAGATGGTCCCGGCACCCGTGGCCGCCCGCGTCACCGAGGTCCTGTCGATCCCGACGGTGGGCATCGGGGCCGGCTCGGGGACCGACGCCCAGGTGCTCGTCTGGAGCGACTTCGCCGGGCTGCGAGCCGGCAGGGCACCGCGGTTCGTGAAGAAGTACGCCGACCTCCGCGGGATCCTCACCGAGGCCGCCCAGGCGTACGCCGCCGACGTCGCGTCAGGCGCCTTCCCAGCCGCGGAGCACTCCTTCGAGGAGTGAGGCGGCGTCAGCCGTCGAGCTTCTCGTCGTCCCAGCCCGGGGCCTCGTTGCGGTGCTCCCACTCGCGATTTTCGTCGTCCCACTTCTCCGTCCGGGCCCGCGCGAGCTCGAGGGCCTGCCGGGCTTCGGCCTCGGACTCGTAGGGACCCATCACCTCTGCCCCGCGACTGCGGTTCTCGTCCGTCTCGACCTGACCCGTGTCGACGTTGTACCAGAAGCTCATACCGCTCTCCCTTCGACGTGTTCGCCCATCGAACGCCCGTCCCGGCGCATGTCGGCGAACGACCTAGACTCCACCGTATGCCGTTGGCCAGCTCACGCGTCGCACCCCATCCGCTGACTCCGCGACGTCCTGTACCCACCACGATCGCTCGTCCTCACTACGTCGACGTGGCCCACCCGCGCGAGGACGGCGACGTCCGGGTCAAGGACACCGAGACCATCGAGAAGATGCGCGTCGCCGGACGGATCGCCGCCCAGGCCATGGCCGCAGCTGCCGAGCGCATCGAGCCTGGCGTCACCACCGACGAGCTCGATGCGGTGGCCCACGAGTTCATGCTCGACCACGGCGCATACCCCTCGCCGCTCGGCTACAAGGCGTTCCCCAAGTCGATCTGCACCAGCGTCAACGAGGTCATCTGCCACGGCATCCCGGACACTCGACGGCTCGAGGACGGCGACATCGTCAACATCGACGTGACGGCCTACATCCACGGGGTTCACGGCGACACCGACGCGACCTATCTCGTCGGGGCGGTCGACGACGAGTCACGGCTGCTCGTGGAACGCACCCACGAGGCAATGATGCGAGGGATCCGCGCGGCACGACCCGGTCGCGAGATCAACGTCATCGGACGCGTCATCGAGAGCTACGCGAAGCGGTTCGGCTACGGAGTGGTGCGCGACTTCACCGGCCACGGCATCGGGCTCGAGTTCCACTCCGGCCTCATCGTGCCCCACTACGACGCGGCTCCCCAGTACAACACCGTCATCGAGCCGGGCATGACCTTCACCATCGAGCCGATGCTCAACCTTGGGACCAGCGACTGGGAGATGTGGGACGACAGGTGGACCGTGGTGACCCGCGATGGACGGTGGTCAGCCCAGTTCGAGCACACCATCGTCATCACCGAGGACGGCAACGAGATCCTCACCCTGCCATGATCGTGCGGCACCCGTGCTCCACCAGTCCGGCCAACCCCCCACGGCACCCCTGACCCCACTCGAGGAAGCGACACACATGGCGAAGAAGGGCAACCCGCTCGGCATCGACATCGGGGGCAGCGGCATCAAGGGCGCCCCGGTCGACCTCGACACCGGCGCGCTCCTGCAGAAGCGCCTTCGGATCGACACGCCCCAGCCGGCGACGCCCGACGCGGTGGCGCAGGTGGTGGACCAGATCGTCGACGCCTTCGCGGAGGTGACGGGTGACTCCCCCATCGGGGTCACCGTCCCTGCCGTGGTCATCCGCGGGACGGTCCGCTCGGCGGCCAACATCGACCCGTCGTGGGTCAACACTGATGCCGAGGCGTTGATCAAGGAACACACGGGCCGTTCGGTCACCGTCCTCAACGATGCCGATGCCGCCGGTCTCGCGGAGCTGCACTACGGCGCGGCCAAGGGCGAGAAGGGACTGGTCATCCTGACGACCCTCGGCACCGGCATCGGGACCGCCCTCATCTACGACGGCAGGCTCATCCCGAACTCCGAGCTCGGCCATCTCGAGATCGACGGGTACGACGCAGAGGACCGGGCCGCCTCGTCCGTCAAGGAGATCGAGGGCCTCTCGTGGGACGAGTGGATCGAGCGGCTCCAGCGCTACTACGAGACGATCGAGATGCTCTTCTCGCCGGACCTCATCGTCGTCGGGGGTGGCGTCTCACGCGACTCGGACCTCTTCCTGCCCAAGCTGCGGCTCCGGGCGCCGATCGTCCCGGCGGTCCTGCGCAACAAGGCCGGGATCATCGGCGCCGCCAGGCTGGCCTCCGACCTCGCCGGGCTCACTCGCTGAGGCTGGCGAGCACGTCGGCCGCCCGCCGGTCGTAGAGGGACGCGCTCACGCGCACCCCGAGCCACGCCACCCCTCCGCCCAGGGCGGCACCGATGACCAGCGTGGGCAGCACCGCCCAGCTGCTGCCGGTCCACGCGAGCAGCCCGAGCAGCAGTACCGGCGCTGCCAGACCGAGGGTGCCGATGCTCGAGATCGTCTGGGCCAGCAGCGTCATCCCGACGGCCCCGGGCGGCGTCTGGAAGGGACTCTCCCCCGGCTTCGGGACGGGGTACGGCAGCACGATGCTCATCGTCGACGAGATGGCGTAGCCGGCGCCGAGGAGCGCCAGCGATGCTCCCCCCAGAACCGGCAGCAGGTCCCATCGACCCACGACCCACGCGCCGACGACGCAGTAGACCACGACGAGCGGCAGCGCGAGGAGCAGGCTCGGGATGAGCCTCCCGCGTCGGTCCGCCCGTCCGGGAACTCCTGCGGCGACGTGCATCCAGAAGGCCGTGGAGTCATAGGCCGTCGCGTTGTGCTCGCTCCAGCTGAGCAGGAAGGCGGCGAGGGGACCCATCAGCAGGGGCACCCACGCCAGGTCGGTGGAGTAGTACGGGATGAGGAGGGCGAGCGGTGCGACCGGGCTGAGGAGCATCGAGACCTGGTAGCGCGGATCCCGAGCCCAGTAGGTCAGCACCCGGGCGCAGACCGCCCACACGGCGGTGTCCGGCACGCGGCCGAGGACTCCCAGCTCCCCGACACGGGCGCTCGTCGATGCTGCTCGCGCCGCCCCGCGCGGGGACTGGACCTGACCGCGGACCGCCCTGTCCCACAGCACCGTCGCGACGAAGAGCCCCGCAGCAGCCAGGGTCAGACGCAGCAGGCCGAGCAGCAGGTCCCCCGCTGCGATGTCCCCCGGCGCCGCCCAGGCCCAGCCGAGCGGCGTCCAGCCGAGAACCAGCGAGGCGGATGCGACGAGGCCTTCGACGTCGCTGGCGGCCTGTCCCGCCAGCGAGGCAGCCGGAACGCCGACCGCGAGGAGGACGAGGCCGAGGATCGCGGTGACGTCCCGACCCCTCCGGCTCGACACGGCACCCGTCGCCAGGGCTGAGACCCACCGGCTGAGAGTGATCGCGGTCAGCAGGCCGATCGGCACCGCGAGCAGGGCCGTGATCGTCGACCACACCGTCTGGGAAGACGCAATCACCACCCCGACACCGATGACCATCGACGCGATGGCGGGCAGGCCGACGAGCGCGCCGAGCACCAGGCCGATGGCCAGCTGTCTGGCCGGGACGGCGAAGGTGGCGAACCGCGCCGGGTCGAGCGTCGGGTCGGACCCGAAGGCCAGCAGCGGCAGGAGGATCCACAAGATGATGCCCGCCGAGCCGCCGATCGGCAGGGCCAGCCGAGCTGACTCGGGCGCGCCGCGCAGGGCGGCCACGCCCACGGTCAGCGCGACGACCACGAACCCCCCGTAGAGCACCCCGAGGACGACTCCGATGGCTTGGGCCCGGCTGCGGCGGAGGGTGTTGCGGAGCAGGTCGACCTTCAATCGGACGAGGTGCGCAACCATGCGAGCCCCTCCACCTCCGTCGAGCCGCCGACGAGGTCGACGAAACGCTCCTCGAGGCTGCTGCCAGACCGGACCTCGTCCACCGTGCCCTGGGCGAGGACGAGACCATCCGAGATGACCGCGACGTGTGAGCAGATCCGCTCCACGAGGTCCATGACGTGGCTGGAGAGCACGACGGTGCCACCGGCGGCCACGACGTCTGTGAGGATCCCCCTGATCGTCGCGGCGGACACCGGGTCAACGGCCTCGAAGGGCTCGTCGAGGACGAGGACGCGGGGCGCGTGGATCAGGGCGGTCGCGAGAGTCACCTTCTTGGTCATCCCCGCCGAGTAGTCGACGACGAGCTTGCCCTGTGCGTCCGTCAGCCCGAGTGCCTTGAGCAGCTCGTCGGCCCGGGCCTGCGCGACCTCCCGGGAAAGCCCGTGCAGCAGCCCGGCGTAGACGATCAGCTGAAGGCCGGTGAGCCGGTCGAAGGTACGCAGCCCGTCGGGCAGGATCCCGATGAGCTGTTTCGCGGCCACGGGATCGGACCACACGTCGTGACCGAGGACGAGGACCCGCCCGGAGTCCGGCCTGAGCAGGCCGGTGGCCATCGACAGGGTCGTCGTCTTGCCGGCGCCGTTCGGCCCGACGAGTCCGAAGAAGGCGCCGCGCGGCACGTCGAGGTCGATCCCCTTGACGGCAACGACGTCGCCGAACCGCTTGCCGAGCCCGCGCATGGCGATCGCCGGCCCAGCGACGGGATCACCTTGCGGCGCAGGCAGGTTGAGTTGTTCGGTCATGCATCCCCCTGAGTTGTCGTCCGGTCAGAAGACGCCGGACTCGCCGTCGCCGAGGTACCTCAGCGTGAGCCCGTCGACGCCGGCGAAGGACTCGATGTGCCCGGAGTACATCTTCTTGCCCCGGTCCGACAGGAGCGCGTCGTGGATCGGGACGAAGAACCGCGGTGCGATCCGCGCGACGAAGGCGATCGAGTCCCGGCTGGCGCACCACGGCGCGTTGAGCGGGTGCGCGAGCACGTCCACCTCGCCCGGCTCGGCGTCGTACGCATCGCCCGGGTGGAAGAGGCTCGGCTCGCCCTCGGCGCGGAGCACGAGGCCGACGTTGGGGATGACCGGCATCTTGTCGTGGTTGAACGCATGCAGCTCACCGACCGGCGTCACCGTCACGTCGCCGAGCTCGAACCGCTCGCCGCGCGCGGAGGGCCTGGCTCGGAGCCCCTCCTCGGCCAGCTTGCCCGCTGTCAATGGGTCCGTGTGGACGCTCGCCCGGGGGTTGGCCCTGATGACCCGGGCTGCCGGCTCGGGATCGAAGTGGTCGGGGTGGTGGTGCGTGACGAGGATGGCATCGAGGTCGGTGAGGTCCTCGAAGCCAGCGGAGAAGTTGCCCGGGTCGATGAGGATCCGCCGGTCGGCCATCTCGACGAGAAGGCAGGCGTGCCCCAGATGAGTGACTCGCATGTCACCAACCTAGGACATCGGGCCTGCCAAGGGGCCGCCGTGGTGGGTCAGCGGCTCGGGGGCCCTCAGCCAGGGCACGACGCCCGACAGGCAGACCAGCCCGGTCACGAGGAAGGCGACGCCGAAGCCGAGTCCGTCCGCGACCAGGCCGATGAGAATGGGCCCGATGATCGCGCCCCCGTCCTGCGCCATCTGGAACGTCGAGAGGACTCGGCCACCGTTGCGCTCGCGTCCGACGACGTCGGCGAGCGCCGCCTGCTGGGCGGGGTTGACGAAGCCCGCGCCGACTCCTGAGATCGCGGACAAGCCGAGGAGAATGACCAGGCCGAGGCCGACCGAGACCGACCGGTGCTGCGCCAGCCCGAGCAGCGCCATGGCCACCCCCATGACGACCAGTCCGACGATGACGAGGGGGCGGCGACCGACGCGGTCGGCCAGGCGCCCGGAGAACTGCAGTGTGGCGGCGGTCCCGACGGCTCCGATGGCCAGCGTTGCGCCGGCGACCCACGGGCGGTCGAGAACCGCGGTCGCGAGCAGCGGCAGCACCGCCATCCGCACGCCGAAGTTCGTCCACCCGTTGGCGACGCCGGATGCGAGCGCCGCCCGGTACACCGGGGAGGCCCACGCCTCGGACAGGGTCATCACGTCGCGTTCGACGCCGTCGTCCGCCGGTCGCAGGCGGGCGCCCCCCAGCCCCACCCCCACGACGAGCGCCGCGACGAGGAGGGCGACGCCGTAGACGATGAAGGGGGTGTGGAGGCCCAAGCCGCCCAGCAGGCCGCCCAGCACCGGCCCGATCATCCCGCCGATGAGGAACGCGGACGCGTAGGTGGAGGACACTCTCCCGCGGGCACCGGGCGGGGCGAGTCGCACGAGCAGGGCCATCGCGGAGATGGTGAACATCGTCGAGCCGATGCCGCCGAGCCCCCGGAACAGGAGAAGCTGGACGTAGGACTGGGCGAAGGCCGTGGCGAATGACGAGGCGGCGACGATGACGAGGCCGGTGAGGTAGACGGGCCGCTCCCCCAGGCGGCTCACGAGCTCGCCGCCCGCCGGCGCGAACACGAGGCGGAAGAACGCGAACGCGGACACGATGACACTCGCAGCCGCCACCCCGACGTCGAACGAGCGCGCGTACGCCGGGAGGACCGGTGAGACGATCCCGTAGCCGAGGGCGATGACGAAGGCCGAACCGACGAGGATCCAGATCTCTCTCGGGATCTGGATCCGGGCCGGAGCACTCGTCGTCGTCACCACGACGTCATTCTCACCCGGCGGGCCGACACTCCCCCAATCGGGCTGGGAGGGCGGGGACGTCGGGAGCGAGCTCAGCGGCATACGGACAGTGGTGGCGTATGCCGCTGGGCTCGCTCCCGCTGACCCGCGGGCTGGGTGCCTGGCGAGGCCGACGTGGTGCCCCATCATGCTGATGGTGGTTGGTGAAGGTCACCGCGCGGCGCTCGGGGAGTGCGGGGACGATCACCCCAATGCGGCGACCGCTCGCGCCAGCTCCCGCCCGGTCAGCACGCAGCCGCCGAGAAGTGTGCCTTCCAGGGTGCGCTTGCCGTGCATACCCCCGCCCCCGAAGCCAGCAGCCTCGCCGATGGCGTAGAGACCGGGTAGCACCTCCCCATCAGCACGAAGGACGCGACAGCGCTCGTCGGTCTCGATCCCACCCAGGGTCTTGCGCGCGACGGGGCGCAGCCGGATCGCGACGAGCTCGCCGTGGTCGCCCGCGGCGATCGGCACAAAGGCCGACGTGCGCAGCCGGTCGCCGAGGAAGGCCCGGACGTTGCGCAACGCAACGAGCTGCGGGTCGGAGAACAACCGACGTCCTCGCGCGATCTCGGCGTCATACGCAGTCACGTCACGGATCAGCGCCGCGGCGTCGATCGGCGTGCCAGGGGTGAGCTCGGTCATGCGCTCGGCGAGTGTCGCCAGGTCGGGGCCAGTCACGACGTCGGGACAGCGGCTGATCAGCTCGTCCGCGAGGGCGACGTTGCCACGCAGCAGGTCTCGAGCCACATGGAGCTTGCGCTGTTCGCGGAAGGCCGGGTTGAAGCGGGCGCCCTGGATGGCGCCTTCCTTGGCGAGAATCTCCCGGTTGAGCACCATCCACGACCAGGGGCGCCCGGTCGCCATGATCCGGCTCACCGCGTCACGGGTGTCGTAACCCGCGAGTTGGGGTGGGTCGAAGCGGGAGCCGTCTGCGCGCATCCACAGTCCGGACTTGGGCGGTATCAGCGCCAGCCCGTGCTCCGGGAAGTCTCCGTCCCAGTGCGCCACGCCTGCCGCGTAGACCCACATGTTCTCGAGGTTCACCACCGACCCGCCCTCATCGGCGACGACGTCCTGCAGATGTCCGTCGATGTGGGGCCACACCCCGCCGAGCAGGTCCTCGGGTGGCGTGCCCCACTCGTCCCGTGGCCAGCTGGCCCGGACCTTGGCCAGGTCTCCGGTCCGGCCGCCTGCGGCGATCACCACGTGCTCTGCACGTGCTTCGAACTCACCGAGAGCGTTGCTCCCGCGCACGCCCACGACCTGACCGGACTCCAGGATCAGGTCCTCGACCCGGTGCTCGCAGTGGATCGTCAGGCCTCTGCCCTCGAGGTTCTCGGCCTCCCGGACCAGCGCCGACACCAGCGCCGGCCCACACCCCCACAGCAGGTGGAACCGGGGAAGTCGGTTGCCGCGACCGTCGCGGGCTCGCTCGGCCCAGTTGGCGACTGGGAGGAAGCCCAGCCCACGCCCGACCAACCAGTCGCGGACATCGGGGACGCATCGTTCGATGTACCGGCGGGCCCAGGCCTGTTGGTGCGCGCTGTCCGGGCCGAAGTCCGCATAACCCTGCCAGTCCTGCCAGGCCAGCTCGAACGAGTCACGGATCCCGAGCCGCCGCTGCTCGGGGCTGTCCACGAAGAAGATGCCTCCGAACGCGTCCCGACACTGCCCACCGAGCCAGTCCCGACCCTGGAGCTCGTAGATGGTGACGCGACGGCCGTCTCGGGCCAGTTCCACGGCTGCGACCAGTGCGCTGATGCCGCCGCCGACGATGATGACGTCCATGTCAGGGTGTGCTCCCGTGTCGAGGGTCAGGTCAGGGTGCGATGCGTCGCTTCAGTGCCTTGGCGAGTGGACCGGGCAGTGATTCCAGGGAACCGAGCACCATGGGGAGTGCCTTGAGGCGGCGCCCGCTGAACACCGGGGGGACGGCCACCTCGACGAGGTGCGGCCCGGGCTCTGCAAAGGCATTCCGCAGGGCTGTGGCCAGCTCCTGGGTCGTGGTGGCGAGCACTGCGGGGACTCCGAGTCCTCGCGAGACGGCAACGAAGTCCACGGGTGGGTCGGCGAGGTCGAGCTGCGCCTGCGCCTTCTGGCCGGAGGCCTGCGCGCCGACCCGCTGCAGCTCGACGTCCAAGATTCCGTACGAGCGGTTGTTGAAGATCACCACGGTGACATCGAGCCGCTCGCGTGCCATCGTCCACAGGGACTGGATCGTGTACAACGCCGAGCCGTCGGCCTCCAGCGCGACCACCGGACGGTCCGGACAGGCGATCGCCGCGCCGACCGCGACGGGCAACCCCTGCCCGATCGCCCCGCCGGTCAGGGTCAGGACGTCGTGGGGCGGTGCACCCGCACTCGCACCGGCGAAGCTCACCCCGGACGTGTTCGCCTCGTCGGAGACGATCGCTCCCTCGGGCAGCAGCGCGGCGACCGTCCGGCAGGCGGTCTCGGCGGTGAGCCGGCCCTTGGGCAGTGTGGGGATGCTGACGGGCTGCTTCGACTTCGGTGCCGCCCGCGCCGTCTCACGTGTGACAACCACCTCGGCGAGGGCCTCGAGCGTGCCCGCCACGTCCTGGCCGTCGGTGGTGAGGCGGTGGATCATGCATCCCTCAGGCACGAGGTAGCTCTTCTTGCCCGGGTAGGCGAAGAAGGACACGGGTGCCGGCGCGTCGACGAGCACGAGGTGCTTGAGCCCGGCCAGCTGGACGGAGGCCAGCTCGGCGAAGTAGGCGATGCGTTCCACTGGAGGCACGCCGGCACCACGCTCGATCCGGCGCGGGAAGACCTCCGCGAACAGGGTGGCACCCGTCGCTGCAGCGATCCGTCCGGCCGCACGCAGCGCCGGCCCGTGCAGCGCAGAACCGCCGAGGAGCAGGGCGGACTTCTTGCCGAGAAGGGCAGATCGAGCCGCTTCGATCGCCGCCCCGTCGGCCAGGGGCGGAGTGGCTGGGGCAACCGGAACTGCAGGCTGCACCCCCTCGGCCCACGAGAGGTCGGCAGGCACGATCAGCGTCGCCACCTGCCCCGGCGGGCCGCTGGCCGCCGCGACCGCCTCAGCGAGGTCGGTTGGCAGCGCTTCGGCGCTCGTGGACGTACGCACCCAGCCAGGTGAGACGTTGCGGGCCACGGTCTCGATGTCCGACTGCAGCTGCGCGTCGTACTGCACGTGGTAGGTCGCGTGGTCGCCGACGATGTTGACGACGGGAACGCGGGCCCGGCGGGCGTTGTGCAGGTTGGCCAGGCCGTTGCCGAGGCCTGGGCCGAGGTGCAGCAGGGTTGCCGCTGGCCGACCCGTCATCCGGGCATACCCGTCGGCGGCCCCCGTCGCCACACCTTCGAAGAGGGCGAGCACGGCGCGCATCTCCGGGACACTGTCCAGGGCCGCGACGAAGTGCATCTCGGAGGTTCCCGGGTTGGTGAAGCACACGGTCACGCCTGCATCGACCAGTGTGCGCAGCAACGCCTGGGCCCCAGTTGGCATCCGCGCCTCCCTCTGAGTCGACCGGGTCGCACCCGGGCACCGCTCCGACCGCTGGCCATTACCCGCGAGTAGTGATTGGCGGCGATGGTAGCGGACTGCGCACGCGCGGCGACTGTCGCCTTCATCACAAGGGTGCACCCGCTCGTCCACCCGGACCCGCGGGCCAGAGGCATGGAGGTGGATGAGTCGGCCGATACGCCGGGTTCTGTTCCGCATCTCCGTTGCCGGTGACGCGGCGACGGCCATCCATCTCGGCCGGCCATTGCTGACCGGCTCCAGCGCCCTACCCGCGCACTCGACCGGGCCGGTCTCGAACGTGCGCTGTCTGGGCTTGCTCCGGGTGGGGTTTACCGAGCCGCTCCAGTCACCTGGCGCGCTGGTGGTCTCTTACACCACCGTTTCACCCTTACCGACTGCCGAAGCAGTTGGCGGTTTGTTTTCTGTGGCACTGTCCCGCGGGTCACCCCGGGTGGCTGTTGGCCACCACCCTGCCCTGTGGAGCCCGGACGTTCCTCGGCGGACCCCGAGGGATCCGACGCGACCGCCTGGCCGACTCATCCGCTCCCCATGATAGATGCCGTATGCCGCTGGGCTCGCCACGCTGTCAGCTGCCCTGGGCAGCGTGCTGGGACAGGAGGCAAGTCAAGTGATGTGGGTCACAGAACCGTCCCACGTGACAACGAGTCCATGACTTCGTTCGTCTTCCATCCGAGAAGCCAATACGCAACCCGCACCAGGACATGAGCGAGCAACTGAAGACCGAACCAGTCCCGTCCACCCCCAGAGCGACGTTGCTCGACCTCTCCCTGACCCAGCTCATCGCCGGTTCGATGGCTGCCGCGACCGCGGCTGCCCTCGGGTCGCGGCTCGGCGTCGTCGGGACCATCACCGGCGCTGCCGTGGGGTCCGTCGTCAGCGCCGTCGCGTCGAGCCTCTACCGGGCGTCGATGATGCGCGCCCGCGCGGCCCTCCAGTGGCAGAAAGC is a genomic window containing:
- the map gene encoding type I methionyl aminopeptidase, encoding MPLASSRVAPHPLTPRRPVPTTIARPHYVDVAHPREDGDVRVKDTETIEKMRVAGRIAAQAMAAAAERIEPGVTTDELDAVAHEFMLDHGAYPSPLGYKAFPKSICTSVNEVICHGIPDTRRLEDGDIVNIDVTAYIHGVHGDTDATYLVGAVDDESRLLVERTHEAMMRGIRAARPGREINVIGRVIESYAKRFGYGVVRDFTGHGIGLEFHSGLIVPHYDAAPQYNTVIEPGMTFTIEPMLNLGTSDWEMWDDRWTVVTRDGRWSAQFEHTIVITEDGNEILTLP
- a CDS encoding MFS transporter; the protein is MVTTTSAPARIQIPREIWILVGSAFVIALGYGIVSPVLPAYARSFDVGVAAASVIVSAFAFFRLVFAPAGGELVSRLGERPVYLTGLVIVAASSFATAFAQSYVQLLLFRGLGGIGSTMFTISAMALLVRLAPPGARGRVSSTYASAFLIGGMIGPVLGGLLGGLGLHTPFIVYGVALLVAALVVGVGLGGARLRPADDGVERDVMTLSEAWASPVYRAALASGVANGWTNFGVRMAVLPLLATAVLDRPWVAGATLAIGAVGTAATLQFSGRLADRVGRRPLVIVGLVVMGVAMALLGLAQHRSVSVGLGLVILLGLSAISGVGAGFVNPAQQAALADVVGRERNGGRVLSTFQMAQDGGAIIGPILIGLVADGLGFGVAFLVTGLVCLSGVVPWLRAPEPLTHHGGPLAGPMS
- a CDS encoding ABC transporter ATP-binding protein encodes the protein MTEQLNLPAPQGDPVAGPAIAMRGLGKRFGDVVAVKGIDLDVPRGAFFGLVGPNGAGKTTTLSMATGLLRPDSGRVLVLGHDVWSDPVAAKQLIGILPDGLRTFDRLTGLQLIVYAGLLHGLSREVAQARADELLKALGLTDAQGKLVVDYSAGMTKKVTLATALIHAPRVLVLDEPFEAVDPVSAATIRGILTDVVAAGGTVVLSSHVMDLVERICSHVAVISDGLVLAQGTVDEVRSGSSLEERFVDLVGGSTEVEGLAWLRTSSD
- a CDS encoding FAD-binding dehydrogenase, which translates into the protein MDVIIVGGGISALVAAVELARDGRRVTIYELQGRDWLGGQCRDAFGGIFFVDSPEQRRLGIRDSFELAWQDWQGYADFGPDSAHQQAWARRYIERCVPDVRDWLVGRGLGFLPVANWAERARDGRGNRLPRFHLLWGCGPALVSALVREAENLEGRGLTIHCEHRVEDLILESGQVVGVRGSNALGEFEARAEHVVIAAGGRTGDLAKVRASWPRDEWGTPPEDLLGGVWPHIDGHLQDVVADEGGSVVNLENMWVYAAGVAHWDGDFPEHGLALIPPKSGLWMRADGSRFDPPQLAGYDTRDAVSRIMATGRPWSWMVLNREILAKEGAIQGARFNPAFREQRKLHVARDLLRGNVALADELISRCPDVVTGPDLATLAERMTELTPGTPIDAAALIRDVTAYDAEIARGRRLFSDPQLVALRNVRAFLGDRLRTSAFVPIAAGDHGELVAIRLRPVARKTLGGIETDERCRVLRADGEVLPGLYAIGEAAGFGGGGMHGKRTLEGTLLGGCVLTGRELARAVAALG
- a CDS encoding acetolactate synthase large subunit — protein: MPTGAQALLRTLVDAGVTVCFTNPGTSEMHFVAALDSVPEMRAVLALFEGVATGAADGYARMTGRPAATLLHLGPGLGNGLANLHNARRARVPVVNIVGDHATYHVQYDAQLQSDIETVARNVSPGWVRTSTSAEALPTDLAEAVAAASGPPGQVATLIVPADLSWAEGVQPAVPVAPATPPLADGAAIEAARSALLGKKSALLLGGSALHGPALRAAGRIAAATGATLFAEVFPRRIERGAGVPPVERIAYFAELASVQLAGLKHLVLVDAPAPVSFFAYPGKKSYLVPEGCMIHRLTTDGQDVAGTLEALAEVVVTRETARAAPKSKQPVSIPTLPKGRLTAETACRTVAALLPEGAIVSDEANTSGVSFAGASAGAPPHDVLTLTGGAIGQGLPVAVGAAIACPDRPVVALEADGSALYTIQSLWTMARERLDVTVVIFNNRSYGILDVELQRVGAQASGQKAQAQLDLADPPVDFVAVSRGLGVPAVLATTTQELATALRNAFAEPGPHLVEVAVPPVFSGRRLKALPMVLGSLESLPGPLAKALKRRIAP
- the ppgK gene encoding polyphosphate--glucose phosphotransferase — protein: MAKKGNPLGIDIGGSGIKGAPVDLDTGALLQKRLRIDTPQPATPDAVAQVVDQIVDAFAEVTGDSPIGVTVPAVVIRGTVRSAANIDPSWVNTDAEALIKEHTGRSVTVLNDADAAGLAELHYGAAKGEKGLVILTTLGTGIGTALIYDGRLIPNSELGHLEIDGYDAEDRAASSVKEIEGLSWDEWIERLQRYYETIEMLFSPDLIVVGGGVSRDSDLFLPKLRLRAPIVPAVLRNKAGIIGAARLASDLAGLTR
- the panB gene encoding 3-methyl-2-oxobutanoate hydroxymethyltransferase; the protein is MSDPGAAEQPNPYGSGQPAQAAVRRVRIPHLQAMKTEGRRWAMLTAYDMYSAQIFDEAGIPALLVGDSAGNNVYGYETTVPVTVDELLPLVRAVSTNTKRALVIADLPFGSYGGTLEQGFATAVRFMKEGLAHAVKLEGGRAMAPLCELLTTAGIPVMAHVGFTPQSEHQLGGYRVQGRGDAADALVDEARALESAGAFAVVLEMVPAPVAARVTEVLSIPTVGIGAGSGTDAQVLVWSDFAGLRAGRAPRFVKKYADLRGILTEAAQAYAADVASGAFPAAEHSFEE
- a CDS encoding MBL fold metallo-hydrolase translates to MRVTHLGHACLLVEMADRRILIDPGNFSAGFEDLTDLDAILVTHHHPDHFDPEPAARVIRANPRASVHTDPLTAGKLAEEGLRARPSARGERFELGDVTVTPVGELHAFNHDKMPVIPNVGLVLRAEGEPSLFHPGDAYDAEPGEVDVLAHPLNAPWCASRDSIAFVARIAPRFFVPIHDALLSDRGKKMYSGHIESFAGVDGLTLRYLGDGESGVF